The nucleotide sequence AGCCTTGAGCGGGGTCTTGCCCGACTTGGCAGCTTCGACGTCGGACTTAATGACGCGGCCCTTCGGACCCGAACCGGTAACCGCGGCGATATCGATCCCGGCTTCCTTGGCGAGGCGCTTTGCCAGTGGAGAGGCAAACACGCGGCCGCCTTCAGCCTTGGCCGAGGCAGCAGCAGCCGGCGTCGGTGCGTCGACCTTGGCCGCCGGCGCGGGGGCGGCGGCGGGCGCAGGTTCCGGCTTTTTCTCTTCAGCCTTGGCAGCCGGTGCGGGCGCAGCCTCCGGCGCTGTCGCCGAAGCATCCTCACCGTCCTGCAGCAGCACGGCGATGACGGCGTTCACCTTCACATTGTCCGTGCCTTCGGCAACAAGGATCTTACCGATCTTGCCTTCGTCGACGGCCTCGACTTCCATCGTGGCTTTGTCCGTTTCAATCTCGGCGATCACGTCACCAGAGGAGACGCTGTCGCCCTCCTTGACGTGCCACTTGGCAAGCTTGCCCTCTTCCATCGTCGGAGAGAGCGCCGGCATGGTAATATTGATTGGCATCCCGGGTCTCCTTACGAGCGATAGGTCACGGCGTTGACGGCCGCGATCACTTCATCAACGTTGGGCAGCGCCAGCTTTTCGAGATTGGCGGCATAGGGCATGGGAACGTCCTTGCCGGTCACGCGCAGCACGGGGGCGTCGAGATAGTCAAATGCCTGCTCCATCACGCGGGCAGCCAATTCAGCGCCAATGCCACCCTGCGGCCAGCCTTCTTCTACCGTCACCATCCGACCGGTCTTCTTGACCGATTCAATGACCGTATCGCTGTCAAGCGGACGCAGCGTGCGCAGGTCGATCAGCTCGACATCGACGCCGGCAGCAACCAGCTTTTCCGTCGCCTGGGTAGCGTAGCGCATGCCCATGGAGAAGGAGACGATGGTCACGTCTGCGCCCTTGCGGGCCACGCGGGCCTTGCCGATCGGCAGGACGAAATCATCGACCTTGGGTACGAGGCCGGTGGAGCCGTAGAGAATTTCGTTTTCGAGGAACACGACCGGGTTCGGCGAGCGGATGGCCGCCTTGAGAAGACCCTTGGCGTCCGCGGCGCTGTAGGGCGCAATGACCGTCAGGCCGGGAACGTGGCTGTACCAGGCCGAATAGTCCTGGCTGTGCTGGGCGGCGACGCGGGCCGCAGCGCCGTTCGGGCCGCGGAACACCATCGGCGCGGTGACCTGGCCACCGGACATGTAGAGCTGCTTGGCAGCGGAGTTGATGATCTGGTCGATTGCCTGCATGGCAAAGTTCCAGGTCATGAATTCGACGACCGGCTTGAGGCCGGCAAAGGCCGCACCAACAGCCAGACCAGCGAAGCCGTGCTCGGTGATCGGCGTATCGATCACGCGCTGCGGGCCGAATTCCTGCAGCAGGCCCTGGGTGATCTTATAGGCGCCCTGATATTCGGCGACTTCCTCACCCATGATGAAGACGTCCGGATCGCGGCGCAGTTCTTCGGCCATAGCCTCATTGAGTGCCTGGCGAACGGTCATCTCGACCATTTCAACGCCTTCGGGCAGATCGGGATCGTTCTGCGGCTCGAATTTGGGAGCGGCGGCGACAGGGGCAGCAGCTGCAGGGGCTGCGGTAGGAGCCTCGGCCTGCACCATGCTTGGCTCTGCCTCAGCCTTGCTTTCCGCGGCCGCCGGAGGAGCTTCACCGGCCTCTTCGCCATCGGCCAGAACCAGCGCGATGGGCGTATTCACCTTCACGCCGTCCGTGCCTTCGGCGACCAGCAGTTCCTTGACCACGCCTTCATCGACCGACTCGACTTCCATCGTCGCCTTGTCGGTCTCGATTTCAGCCAGCACATCGCCGGACTTCACACTATCGCCAACCTTGACCAGCCACTTGGCGAGCTTGCCCTCTTCCATTGTCGGCGACAGGGCGGGCATCAGGATTTGGGGCATATCAGCTCTCCAGCATGGTTACGCCGGGCATCGAGGCCACTCGGCGAAGCGCGAATTGTTCAGCGTGGCGGGCGGGCAAAACCCGCCAATCGTTAATCGTGGCATTGGCGGAAACCGTCGCCGGTACCGCATTTTGCTGGCTGGCAATCCAGCCGCTCAGCAGCAGGCCGAGAACAAGGAAGACGACGAAGGCAATGACCGAGCGCTTGTAGGCGGCGGCATGTTCTTCACCGGCAAGACCAGCCTTTGCGGCGATGGCGTCAAAACGCCACCAACCGAATAGCCAATCCTGACCTTTCATCGCCGCCATCTGCGTAATTGTCCGCGCCTGCCCGGCGGCGAGAATGCCGGAGAGCAGTGCGAACAATGAGATAGCCGCGAGCAGAAAGGTCATCTCAGGGCTCAGGCCTCGATGGTGATGTCGGTCCAGAGTTCAGACGGATCGGGCTCGGGATCATTGGTGGCAAAGTCTGCCGCCTCGGTGACGACCGCACGGATATCGGTCTCGATCTTCTTGAGATCTTCCTCGGTAACGACACCGGCTTCGAGAAGTCGGGCGCGGACCTGCTCGATCGGATCGCGTTCCTGGCGATATTTCGTTACTTCGTCCTTGGAGCGATATTTCGCCGGGTCGGACATGGAGTGGCCGCGATAGCGATAGGTCAGCATTTCGAGAATGAACGGACCCTGCCCCGACCGCGCATGCTCGATGGCGCGCTTAGCGGCATCATAAACCATGCGCACATCCATGCCGTCGACCTGCTCGCCCGGAATGTCGAACGAAGCGCCGCGCATGGAGAAATCGGTGGTTGCCGCAGCGCGCTCAATCGAGGTGCCCATGGCATATTTGTTGTTCTCGATGACGAACACGACCGGCAGCTTCCACAGCTTGGCCATGTTGAAGGTCTCGTAGACCTGGCCCTGATTAGCCGCGCCATCGCCAAAATAGGCCAGCGAGACCGCACCGTCACCGCGATATTTCGAAGCGAATGCGAGCCCTGCCCCAAGCGGCACCTGCGCGCCGACAATACCGTTGCCGCCGTAGAACTTGTGCTCGTTGGAGAACATGTGCATCGAGCCGCCCTTGCCTTTTGACAAGCCGCCCTGGCGTCCGGTGAGTTCGGCCATCACACCCTTGGGGTCGAGGCCCATGACGAGCATGTGCCCGTGGTCGCGATAGCCGGTGATCTGGGCGTCCTTGCCCTTCTCGCTAGCCATGGTGATGCCGGTCACAACTGCTTCCTGGCCGATATAAAGGTGACAGAAACCGCCGATCAGGCCCATGCCATACATCTGGCCGGCCTTTTCCTCGAACCGCCGGATCAGAAGCATCTCACGGAACGCCTCCAGGTCCTGTTCATTGGTGAACTGGGGGACATTGGGCTGCGTCTGGGCCTTGGTGGCCATCGCCTTGCGCGCCATGTAACACTCCGGGTGATTTGGATGGGAGCCGCAGGGTCAGTGTGACCCTCCGCGCGACTATAGCGCAAGCGCAGCCCCGGTAAAATCGTGTCCGAGTATTATAATTGACGACTTAAAGCGTTGAATCCGCTTGAATAATCGAGATTAACTCGTCGTCGATTAATTCCTGGAATTTACCAGAAATCGGTTTACCGCT is from Devosia sp. SD17-2 and encodes:
- a CDS encoding pyruvate dehydrogenase complex E1 component subunit beta, whose product is MPQILMPALSPTMEEGKLAKWLVKVGDSVKSGDVLAEIETDKATMEVESVDEGVVKELLVAEGTDGVKVNTPIALVLADGEEAGEAPPAAAESKAEAEPSMVQAEAPTAAPAAAAPVAAAPKFEPQNDPDLPEGVEMVEMTVRQALNEAMAEELRRDPDVFIMGEEVAEYQGAYKITQGLLQEFGPQRVIDTPITEHGFAGLAVGAAFAGLKPVVEFMTWNFAMQAIDQIINSAAKQLYMSGGQVTAPMVFRGPNGAAARVAAQHSQDYSAWYSHVPGLTVIAPYSAADAKGLLKAAIRSPNPVVFLENEILYGSTGLVPKVDDFVLPIGKARVARKGADVTIVSFSMGMRYATQATEKLVAAGVDVELIDLRTLRPLDSDTVIESVKKTGRMVTVEEGWPQGGIGAELAARVMEQAFDYLDAPVLRVTGKDVPMPYAANLEKLALPNVDEVIAAVNAVTYRS
- the pdhA gene encoding pyruvate dehydrogenase (acetyl-transferring) E1 component subunit alpha, which encodes MARKAMATKAQTQPNVPQFTNEQDLEAFREMLLIRRFEEKAGQMYGMGLIGGFCHLYIGQEAVVTGITMASEKGKDAQITGYRDHGHMLVMGLDPKGVMAELTGRQGGLSKGKGGSMHMFSNEHKFYGGNGIVGAQVPLGAGLAFASKYRGDGAVSLAYFGDGAANQGQVYETFNMAKLWKLPVVFVIENNKYAMGTSIERAAATTDFSMRGASFDIPGEQVDGMDVRMVYDAAKRAIEHARSGQGPFILEMLTYRYRGHSMSDPAKYRSKDEVTKYRQERDPIEQVRARLLEAGVVTEEDLKKIETDIRAVVTEAADFATNDPEPDPSELWTDITIEA